The following proteins are co-located in the Paracoccaceae bacterium Fryx2 genome:
- a CDS encoding ISAs1 family transposase, with translation MMAAGDEAIFGAIVFLDYFADLPDPRQLIKVIYPLDEVLLLSLLAVLAGAETFTDIARFGDNKLDLLRRFRPFLSGTPPHDRLGEIFAALDAEQFQQRFVAWAAAQTGISAEVIAIDGKTSRRSFAKKSEPPIHIVSAFAARKRLVLGQIKVAEKSNEIIAIPKLLDMLVIEGAIITIDAMGCQRKIARKVIDRRADYVLALKANQGALRADVNIFINEQKANDFKDTAISQHESVDGDHGRIETRKTTVIHDVGWLRKRHDWPGLKGVVMVKSMRKIGPKTETETRFYITSSTDPAERLGPVIRQHWAIENSLHWVMDMVFRDDECRISTGHAPANFTTVKHVAYNLMRRSPAKDSMRRSPAKDSMRLKRKVAAWNDNFLVSLIAQ, from the coding sequence ATGATGGCGGCGGGTGACGAGGCGATCTTCGGTGCTATTGTTTTTCTGGACTATTTTGCGGATTTGCCGGACCCTCGGCAGTTGATCAAGGTGATCTACCCGCTCGATGAGGTACTGCTTTTATCGCTCTTGGCGGTGCTGGCGGGGGCCGAGACCTTCACCGACATCGCGCGGTTCGGCGACAACAAGCTTGATCTTCTGCGCCGGTTCCGGCCGTTTCTCAGTGGAACGCCGCCCCATGACCGATTGGGAGAGATATTTGCAGCCCTCGATGCCGAGCAGTTCCAGCAGCGTTTTGTGGCTTGGGCGGCGGCTCAGACCGGCATCTCGGCGGAGGTCATTGCGATCGACGGCAAGACTAGCCGACGCTCGTTCGCCAAAAAAAGCGAACCGCCGATCCACATCGTCTCGGCCTTTGCCGCCCGGAAAAGACTGGTGCTCGGCCAGATCAAGGTGGCCGAGAAATCCAATGAGATCATTGCCATCCCCAAGCTTCTGGACATGCTGGTCATCGAAGGCGCGATCATCACCATCGACGCCATGGGCTGCCAGCGCAAAATCGCCCGCAAGGTGATCGACAGACGCGCCGATTACGTCCTCGCACTGAAGGCCAATCAGGGCGCGCTGCGCGCGGATGTCAACATCTTCATCAACGAACAAAAAGCCAATGATTTCAAAGACACCGCCATCAGCCAACACGAAAGCGTCGACGGTGATCACGGGCGTATCGAGACCCGCAAAACCACCGTCATCCATGACGTGGGATGGCTGCGCAAGCGCCACGACTGGCCGGGGCTGAAAGGTGTCGTCATGGTCAAAAGCATGCGCAAAATCGGACCCAAAACCGAGACCGAAACCCGCTTCTACATCACATCCTCAACCGACCCCGCCGAGAGACTTGGCCCCGTCATTCGCCAGCATTGGGCGATCGAGAACAGCCTGCACTGGGTCATGGATATGGTCTTCCGCGATGACGAATGCCGCATCAGCACCGGCCACGCGCCCGCAAACTTCACCACCGTCAAACATGTCGCATACAACCTCATGCGACGATCGCCAGCCAAAGACTCCATGCGACGATCGCCAGCCAAAGACTCCATGCGACTCAAACGCAAAGTCGCAGCCTGGAACGACAACTTCCTCGTCAGCCTCATCGCGCAATGA
- a CDS encoding IS1380 family transposase — MRWEHRFSNSASCHAITHPIALVIARYAGRDLGGRFFRADAAYAIPAIYARLEEAGYFYAIRLPTNTVLKEKIAHRLTRPAGRPSLTTVKRFYEDLEYQAASWDKPRRVIAKIEWHPSELFPKVGFIVTNLPMEPDWVVRFYNQRGTAEQHIKEGKYAFRWTRLSCRKFRDNEVRLQLHALAYNLATFLRCIELPEAMADWSLTSLQLKLIKIGARVVRHARAITFQLAEVAVTGPMVRAILAAIHRLRAPPLCA, encoded by the coding sequence ATCAGATGGGAGCACAGATTCAGCAACTCAGCGTCTTGTCACGCGATAACTCACCCGATTGCCCTGGTCATCGCCCGCTACGCTGGCCGCGACCTTGGAGGCCGCTTCTTCCGGGCCGACGCCGCCTATGCGATCCCGGCGATCTACGCGCGGCTGGAAGAAGCGGGCTATTTCTATGCCATCCGGCTGCCCACGAACACGGTGCTCAAGGAAAAAATCGCGCACCGGCTGACGCGACCGGCAGGGCGGCCGTCGCTGACCACGGTCAAACGCTTTTACGAGGACCTCGAGTATCAGGCGGCGTCCTGGGACAAGCCGCGCCGCGTCATAGCGAAGATCGAATGGCACCCGAGCGAGCTGTTCCCCAAAGTCGGCTTCATCGTCACCAACCTGCCGATGGAGCCCGATTGGGTCGTGCGGTTCTATAACCAGCGCGGCACCGCAGAGCAGCACATCAAGGAAGGCAAGTATGCCTTTCGCTGGACGCGGCTGTCATGCCGGAAGTTCCGCGACAACGAGGTGCGGCTGCAACTGCATGCGCTGGCCTACAACCTGGCCACCTTCTTGCGCTGCATCGAACTGCCCGAGGCCATGGCCGACTGGTCGTTGACCAGCCTCCAGCTCAAGCTGATCAAGATTGGGGCGCGTGTCGTGCGTCACGCCCGCGCCATCACCTTCCAGCTGGCCGAGGTGGCCGTCACAGGCCCAATGGTGCGCGCCATCCTCGCCGCGATCCACCGCCTTCGAGCGCCACCGCTATGCGCGTGA